A region of Pseudomonas sp. Marseille-Q3773 DNA encodes the following proteins:
- a CDS encoding TlpA disulfide reductase family protein, whose protein sequence is MLTVTLGPLTMALNHLLMLAALAIASVVGWWVARRGGESPESALFNLFLIGLLCARAGFVLAYWPMYQDDPLQIIDIRDGGFLFWSGLAGIVLGALWQGWRHPGLRRPLGWALFSGALFWSLASLAEHLYSKGTELPELSLRNAAGQSVALHGYRGQPLVINLWATWCPPCRREMPVLQQAQGDYPHVTFLFVNQGETPENVSTFLATTGLSLTHVLFDGTGLLAQRVGSMALPTTLFYDADGRLIGSHLGELSRASLRHALEPFDRAAAPAPAAQGN, encoded by the coding sequence ATGCTGACCGTAACCCTCGGGCCACTGACCATGGCCCTCAACCACCTGCTGATGCTCGCCGCGCTGGCGATCGCCAGCGTGGTCGGCTGGTGGGTCGCCCGGCGTGGCGGCGAAAGCCCGGAATCGGCGCTGTTCAACCTGTTCCTGATCGGCCTGTTGTGTGCACGCGCCGGCTTCGTGCTGGCCTACTGGCCGATGTACCAGGACGACCCGCTGCAGATCATCGACATCCGTGATGGTGGCTTTCTGTTCTGGTCAGGCCTTGCCGGTATCGTGCTCGGCGCCTTGTGGCAGGGCTGGCGCCACCCCGGCTTGCGTCGCCCGCTGGGCTGGGCGCTGTTCAGCGGCGCGCTGTTCTGGAGCCTGGCCAGCCTCGCCGAGCACTTGTACAGCAAGGGCACCGAGCTGCCCGAACTGAGCCTGCGCAATGCCGCCGGGCAATCCGTGGCACTGCACGGCTACCGTGGCCAGCCTCTGGTGATCAACCTCTGGGCCACCTGGTGCCCACCCTGTCGGCGCGAGATGCCGGTGCTGCAACAGGCGCAAGGCGATTACCCGCATGTGACCTTCCTGTTCGTCAACCAGGGCGAGACCCCGGAAAATGTCAGCACCTTCCTCGCCACCACCGGCCTGAGCCTGACCCATGTGCTGTTCGACGGTACCGGCCTGCTGGCCCAGCGCGTCGGTTCCATGGCCCTGCCCACCACCCTGTTCTATGACGCCGACGGGCGGCTGATCGGCAGCCACCTCGGCGAGCTGTCCCGGGCCAGCCTGCGCCACGCCCTGGAGCCTTTCGACCGGGCCGCCGCGCCCGCCCCTGCCGCACAAGGAAACTGA
- the dsbG gene encoding thiol:disulfide interchange protein DsbG encodes MRLTALLPLSLALLAAPALQAEELPKAIQQLQAKGAEIKGSFDAPNGLRGYAAEYQNNGLALYLTPDGKHVLVGSLFDEQGNDLSAEPLKKLVYAPMSKEIWAKMEKTSWIADGKDDAPRKVYLFSDPNCPYCNMFWEQARPWVESGKVQLRHIMVGIIRADSPGKSAALLAAKDPAKALHEHEKAGKASTLKPLDQVPEAVQQKLAANMALMEEMGLQATPAIFYQDEQGNLQNQQGAPRPELLGKILGKR; translated from the coding sequence ATGCGACTGACTGCACTGCTGCCCCTGTCCCTGGCCCTGCTGGCTGCCCCGGCCTTGCAGGCTGAAGAGCTGCCCAAGGCGATTCAGCAACTGCAAGCCAAGGGCGCCGAGATCAAAGGCAGCTTCGACGCCCCCAACGGCCTGCGCGGGTATGCCGCCGAGTACCAGAACAATGGCCTGGCGCTGTACCTCACCCCTGACGGCAAGCACGTACTGGTCGGCAGCCTGTTCGACGAACAGGGCAACGACCTCAGTGCCGAGCCGCTGAAAAAGCTGGTATATGCGCCGATGAGCAAGGAAATCTGGGCGAAGATGGAGAAAACCTCGTGGATCGCCGACGGCAAGGACGATGCACCGCGCAAGGTGTACCTGTTCAGCGACCCCAACTGCCCGTACTGCAACATGTTCTGGGAACAGGCGCGGCCGTGGGTGGAGTCGGGCAAGGTGCAGTTGCGCCATATCATGGTCGGCATCATTCGCGCGGACAGCCCGGGCAAGTCGGCGGCGCTGCTGGCGGCGAAAGACCCGGCCAAGGCGCTGCACGAGCACGAGAAAGCCGGCAAGGCGAGCACGCTGAAGCCGCTGGACCAGGTGCCGGAGGCGGTGCAGCAGAAACTGGCGGCGAACATGGCATTGATGGAAGAAATGGGGCTGCAGGCAACCCCGGCGATCTTCTATCAGGATGAGCAGGGCAACCTGCAGAACCAGCAAGGCGCACCACGGCCGGAACTGCTGGGCAAGATTCTCGGCAAGCGCTGA
- a CDS encoding phosphopantetheine-binding protein, giving the protein MHDNFFELGGHSLLATQIASRVQKQLQLNVPLRAMFECSTVAELAEYVQGLRGSALDEAKVDRLSDLMAELEGL; this is encoded by the coding sequence ATGCACGACAATTTCTTCGAGCTGGGCGGGCATTCGCTGCTGGCCACGCAGATCGCCTCGCGGGTGCAGAAGCAGCTGCAACTGAACGTGCCGTTGCGGGCGATGTTCGAGTGCAGCACAGTGGCGGAGCTGGCCGAATATGTGCAAGGCCTGCGGGGCAGTGCGCTGGATGAGGCCAAGGTCGATAGGCTAAGTGACCTGATGGCCGAGCTTGAGGGGTTGTGA